In one Zymobacter palmae genomic region, the following are encoded:
- a CDS encoding replication-associated recombination protein A, with product MDLFAAEQTRMANEQAPLAWRMRPRTLDEYAGQDALIGPGQPLRRMVESGVIRSMILWGPPGVGKTTLAELLAEASNAHLERLSAVMAGVKDIRDVVERAQVQQSQGRQTLLFLDEIHRLNKSQQDALLPHVESGTLVLIGATTENPSFEVNSALLSRARVYVLKQLTEEDLVGVLRRALDDPKRGLGKRKLAVTDDILGTLARAAQGDARRALGLLETATDFTVQEGDHERLDESTLQELIGHQSTAFDKNGDAYYDLLSAIHKSIRSSRPDAALLYIARYIRGGGDPLDVIRRLAAIATEDVGNTDPRALPLVMSCWDSYLRLGDHEGQRSIAQAAIYLAVAPKSNAVYKAWKKAQAMAEQYPNLEVPLYLRNAPTELMASLGNGTGYRYAHDEPYGYPAGDDHDCWPEGVPKDVLYEPTEYGAEKRFKEIIQWRKGRDQTPHSS from the coding sequence ATGGATCTTTTCGCTGCCGAACAGACGCGCATGGCCAATGAACAGGCGCCGCTGGCCTGGCGCATGCGCCCGCGTACGCTGGACGAATACGCCGGCCAAGATGCCCTGATCGGCCCGGGCCAGCCACTGCGCCGCATGGTCGAATCTGGCGTGATTCGCTCGATGATCCTATGGGGACCGCCCGGCGTAGGCAAGACAACACTGGCCGAGCTGCTGGCCGAGGCCTCCAACGCTCATCTGGAGCGGCTGTCAGCGGTCATGGCCGGGGTCAAGGACATACGTGACGTCGTTGAACGCGCCCAAGTGCAGCAAAGCCAAGGCCGCCAGACACTGCTGTTTCTCGACGAGATCCATCGCCTTAACAAGTCCCAGCAGGATGCCCTGCTACCGCACGTCGAATCCGGCACGCTAGTGCTGATCGGTGCCACGACGGAGAATCCTTCGTTCGAGGTCAACTCGGCGCTGCTGTCGCGCGCGCGCGTTTATGTGCTGAAGCAGCTGACTGAAGAGGATCTGGTCGGCGTGTTGCGCCGCGCACTGGATGACCCCAAGCGCGGTCTGGGCAAGCGCAAGCTGGCCGTGACCGACGACATTCTCGGTACGCTGGCCCGTGCCGCTCAGGGCGATGCTCGCCGCGCGCTAGGCCTGCTGGAAACCGCCACCGACTTTACCGTGCAGGAAGGCGATCACGAGCGTTTGGATGAAAGCACTCTGCAGGAGCTTATCGGCCATCAGTCTACCGCCTTCGACAAGAACGGCGATGCCTATTACGACCTGCTATCGGCCATCCATAAATCCATTCGCTCATCGCGCCCCGATGCGGCCCTGCTGTATATCGCACGCTATATCCGCGGCGGCGGTGATCCTCTTGATGTCATCCGGCGTCTTGCCGCCATTGCGACCGAGGACGTAGGCAACACCGACCCTCGCGCCCTGCCACTGGTCATGTCGTGTTGGGACTCCTACCTGCGGCTGGGCGACCACGAAGGCCAGCGTTCTATCGCACAGGCCGCCATCTACTTGGCTGTGGCGCCCAAAAGTAACGCCGTCTATAAGGCGTGGAAGAAAGCGCAGGCCATGGCAGAGCAGTACCCCAATCTGGAAGTACCGCTGTATCTGCGCAATGCCCCGACCGAGCTGATGGCCTCGCTCGGCAACGGCACCGGCTATCGCTACGCACACGACGAACCCTATGGCTATCCTGCGGGTGACGATCATGACTGCTGGCCGGAAGGCGTACCGAAAGACGTGCTGTACGAACCAACGGAGTACGGTGCAGAGAAGCGTTTCAAGGAAATCATCCAGTGGCGGAAAGGACGCGATCAGACACCGCATTCTTCCTGA
- the murI gene encoding glutamate racemase: MSEQNAPCGAYVTSTLGNVIMTAPILVFDSGVGGLSVLAHVRAQLPVHPFVFACDNAALPYGTKPTNWLRERIVSVCQAAVHETGACALVVACNTASTVALDDLRQALDIPVIGTVPAVKPAAEQSQSGVIGVLATTTTINGAYLQRLIQQFAAQCEVVNIAADALVGQAERKLRGEVLDDAVLEAMLAPLWAHPLLDTVVLGCTHFPLVKEECERIARAHGRSAIRWLDSGAAIARRTADVLKGRAIEGGDAAASDVASENYSLATAPERPGLEQALAGMGVPPARRLMVELVANA, encoded by the coding sequence GTGTCTGAACAGAACGCACCCTGCGGTGCATACGTCACTTCTACCCTTGGCAATGTCATCATGACGGCTCCTATTCTCGTATTCGATTCAGGCGTTGGCGGCCTTTCCGTGCTGGCGCATGTCCGTGCCCAGCTTCCGGTGCATCCTTTCGTCTTTGCATGCGACAACGCTGCGCTACCGTACGGCACTAAGCCCACCAACTGGCTGCGTGAGCGCATCGTCAGCGTCTGTCAGGCCGCGGTGCATGAAACGGGGGCCTGTGCGTTGGTCGTTGCCTGCAATACGGCCAGTACCGTGGCGCTTGATGATCTGCGACAAGCATTGGATATCCCCGTAATCGGCACGGTGCCAGCGGTTAAGCCTGCTGCCGAACAGTCGCAGAGTGGCGTGATCGGCGTGCTGGCTACCACCACGACCATCAATGGCGCCTATCTTCAACGCCTCATCCAGCAGTTTGCTGCACAGTGCGAGGTGGTCAATATCGCGGCCGATGCACTGGTCGGGCAGGCCGAGCGCAAGCTGCGTGGCGAGGTGCTCGACGATGCCGTGCTGGAAGCCATGCTGGCACCGCTGTGGGCGCATCCGCTGCTGGATACGGTGGTGTTGGGCTGTACCCACTTCCCCTTGGTGAAGGAGGAGTGCGAACGGATTGCGCGGGCGCATGGCCGCTCAGCCATTCGCTGGCTGGATTCCGGTGCCGCTATTGCTCGCCGTACGGCTGACGTGCTGAAGGGTAGGGCGATCGAGGGGGGGGACGCAGCCGCGAGCGACGTGGCGAGCGAGAACTATAGTCTTGCTACTGCCCCCGAACGGCCAGGCCTTGAACAGGCGCTGGCGGGCATGGGCGTTCCTCCTGCACGCCGTTTGATGGTCGAGCTGGTCGCAAACGCGTAG